The following coding sequences lie in one Oceanicola sp. 502str15 genomic window:
- a CDS encoding FAD-binding oxidoreductase, with product MQTDFDVAVIGGGIAGVSAAAEIAKGASVVLIEAERQPGYHSSGRSAALFAPGYGSPAMQALTALSRPFFDAPPEGFAEAPLLTPRGLMRTASEDQLATLEALPGHMRDPERLIWMSGEEAEARAPILRPGHVKRAFLDEGASDIDVHALLQGFLRQAKAAGAQMRMGAPVTELAREGDGWRVSVGDDSLRVGVVVNAAGAWADDLAALAGVARVGLQPKRRTAITVAAPEGIDVAALPMIVDAPEDFYVKPEAGRLLASPADETPSAPCDAQPEEMDVAICADRLMTTCAVEVRRIESKWAGLRSFAPDHLPVVGFAPGAPGFFWLAGQGGTGVQTSPGAARLAATLVLGRPAEEALGDTGLSAETIAPGRPALAG from the coding sequence ATGCAGACTGATTTTGACGTTGCCGTCATAGGCGGCGGAATCGCGGGGGTGTCGGCCGCCGCCGAAATCGCCAAGGGCGCCTCGGTGGTGCTGATCGAGGCGGAGCGGCAGCCCGGATACCACAGTTCGGGCCGCTCGGCGGCGCTGTTTGCGCCGGGCTACGGCAGCCCGGCGATGCAGGCGCTCACGGCCCTTTCGCGGCCTTTCTTCGACGCCCCGCCCGAGGGATTTGCCGAGGCGCCGCTGCTCACCCCGCGCGGGTTGATGCGCACCGCGAGCGAGGATCAGCTGGCTACGCTGGAGGCCCTGCCGGGCCACATGCGCGACCCGGAGCGGCTGATCTGGATGAGTGGCGAAGAGGCCGAGGCGCGTGCGCCGATCCTGCGGCCGGGCCATGTGAAGCGTGCCTTTCTGGACGAGGGCGCAAGCGACATTGACGTGCACGCACTGCTTCAGGGGTTCTTGCGGCAGGCGAAGGCGGCGGGTGCGCAGATGCGGATGGGCGCTCCGGTGACGGAGCTTGCGCGCGAGGGGGATGGCTGGCGCGTGAGCGTGGGTGACGACAGCCTGCGGGTGGGCGTGGTGGTGAATGCCGCCGGCGCCTGGGCCGACGATCTGGCCGCGCTGGCCGGTGTGGCCCGCGTGGGCCTTCAGCCCAAGCGGCGCACGGCGATCACCGTGGCCGCCCCCGAGGGGATCGACGTGGCCGCCCTGCCAATGATCGTGGACGCGCCGGAAGACTTTTACGTGAAGCCGGAAGCCGGGCGGCTGCTTGCTTCTCCGGCGGATGAAACGCCCTCCGCTCCCTGCGATGCCCAGCCCGAGGAGATGGACGTGGCGATTTGCGCCGACCGGCTGATGACGACCTGCGCCGTCGAGGTGCGCCGGATCGAGAGCAAATGGGCCGGGCTGCGCAGCTTTGCGCCCGATCATCTGCCGGTGGTGGGGTTTGCGCCGGGGGCTCCGGGCTTCTTCTGGCTGGCCGGACAGGGCGGCACGGGGGTGCAGACCTCTCCGGGCGCGGCCCGGCTCGCGGCGACGCTGGTGCTGGGGCGCCCGGCCGAGGAGGCGTTGGGCGACACCGGCCTCAGTGCAGAGACCATCGCCCCTGGCCGCCCCGCGCTGGCGGGCTGA